One window of Saccharomyces kudriavzevii IFO 1802 strain IFO1802 genome assembly, chromosome: 10 genomic DNA carries:
- the SKDI10G1000 gene encoding uncharacterized protein (similar to Saccharomyces cerevisiae YJL118W) produces MHRLVQDSLYQSCFNFLFTDGLSSFSVVLMAGRRERGSTLYIKKKHSSHAAEDPLFSLHSTFFALFVLSWQFTVLLKTRAAPQEDAEACPRMQHAGLTNERHTYINILRPTRITETKQSRLLPLCGPESASLFTVRRHRSLACFVMSQISAFVMRKKKTLQRLLFIYSKSMKKTVMASCFSVALLAQVAVVEPIRVQLWLDVVNCMSESFMYQCPPRDHRFFSSSRPILLIRRSVSTVYRWVASRTTQVFRAAKTVVKWFIIVDPLINSILINYLVDRLCIFGRAVLRTKERKTKEREPCPPIIQHIHVRGRKRPRLRIVAIKRKRRRRGQHRVERPPTNMYPMMEIQMVAVPLALPSAIALARYQQGQQQQQHHHPWYDLSPSEETLSTCCCS; encoded by the coding sequence ATGCACCGTCTTGTGCAGGATAGTCTATATCAGTCTTgctttaattttctttttacgGACGGGTTGAGTTCTTTTAGCGTAGTTCTCATGGCAGGAAGGCGTGAAAGAGGTTCTACCTTatatatcaagaaaaagcaCTCTTCACACGCTGCAGAAGACCCACTGTTCTCTCTCCACTCAACCTTCTTTGCTCTTTTCGTCCTGTCCTGGCAATTCACCGTGCTCCTAAAGACACGCGCTGCTCCGCAAGAAGACGCTGAAGCATGTCCCAGGATGCAGCATGCAGGCCTGACAAACGAACGACACACTTATATCAACATTCTACGTCCAACTAGAATTACCGAGACTAAACAATCACGTCTTCTCCCGCTCTGTGGTCCTGAAAGTGCAAGTTTGTTTACTGTACGCAGGCATCGGTCGCTGGCTTGTTTTGTTATGTCTCAGATAAGCGCGTTTGTTatgcgaaaaaaaaaaactttacAGAGGcttttgtttatatatagCAAGagcatgaaaaaaacagtGATGGCTTCATGTTTTTCAGTCGCATTGTTGGCACAAGTTGCAGTCGTCGAGCCCATCAGAGTGCAACTTTGGTTAGATGTCGTAAATTGTATGAGCGAATCATTCATGTACCAATGTCCTCCACGGGATCAtcgctttttttcttcatcacgCCCCATCTTGTTGATCCGACGTTCTGTATCAACTGTATACAGATGGGTTGCTTCTCGCACCACGCAGGTTTTTCGTGCGGCCAAGACCGTTGTGAAGTGGTTTATTATCGTCGACCCACTTATAAATTCTATACTAATCAATTATCTCGTTGATAGGCTATGCATTTTTGGGCGTGCGGTATTGCGAACGAAAGAGCGCAAGACCAAGGAGAGAGAGCCCTGTCCCCCCATTATACAGCACATACACGTCAGGGGGCGCAAACGTCCTCGTCTGAGGATCGTGGCCATCAAGAGAAAGCGGAGGCGTCGCGGGCAGCATCGTGTCGAGCGTCCACCCACAAATATGTACCCAATGATGGAGATCCAGATGGTTGCTGTGCCACTTGCTCTTCCAAGTGCAATTGCACTGGCACGGTATCAGCAGGggcagcaacagcaacagcatcATCACCCTTGGTACGATCTCTCGCCCTCTGAAGAAACCCTCTCGACCTGTTGTTGTAGTTGA
- the PHO86 gene encoding Pho86p (similar to Saccharomyces cerevisiae PHO86 (YJL117W); ancestral locus Anc_1.238), whose product MAVQQRNEKAGRKSDKNAPSVPQVDASLDKPLDIDAPPTIFSVNLKPEYGTAALNLSADFIKQEQALANKYLFSHPLVILIIIAGSLIYLAPKIVFPIRNTGSIAGWFYQLFQINKKEVLTGLVFTAIGASFLFTLLSRISDSYFKSKISQLVASKGEKTFGINLNDLVARHETEDPVVDNTHIIVYRETPIALISLTPNMTLTTDDNLVMSVTTVGCRRVYVKSGIIEDLIDWAMLYSKTVRKNGKYGESMKLLIDVYSFDNTLKEILKKKGFTYIQSIRVSENRLLGGLFGVKKELWGLQFHFKTEHKD is encoded by the coding sequence ATGGCGGttcaacaaagaaatgagAAGGCCGGTAGAAAGTCCGACAAAAACGCCCCATCTGTCCCACAAGTGGACGCATCACTGGACAAACCGCTTGATATTGATGCTCCTCCTACTATATTCAGTGTCAATTTGAAGCCAGAGTACGGCACTGCTGCACTGAACCTGTCTGCTGATTTTATCAAGCAAGAACAGGCACTGGCTAACAAGTATCTATTTTCCCATCCCCTCGTTATTCTCATTATAATCGCTGGGTCGCTTATTTACTTGGCTCCAAAAATCGTCTTTCCAATAAGAAACACGGGATCCATTGCAGGGTGGTTTTACCAGTTGTTTCAAATTAATAAGAAAGAGGTTCTCACTGGCCTGGTGTTCACTGCGATCGGCGCGTCTTTCTTGTTCACTCTACTCTCCCGTATTTCCGATTCATATTTCAAGTCTAAGATCAGCCAACTTGTCGCCTCTAAAGGTGAGAAAACCTTCGGTATTAACTTGAACGATTTGGTTGCAAGACACGAAACGGAAGACCCAGTGGTTGACAATACACACATTATAGTTTATCGGGAAACACCTATTGCATTGATCTCGTTAACTCCCAACATGACTTTGACCACTGATGACAACTTAGTCATGAGTGTTACCACCGTCGGTTGCCGTCGTGTATATGTCAAGAGTGGTATTATTGAGGATTTGATTGACTGGGCTATGCTCTACTCAAAAACTGTCAGGAAAAATGGCAAATATGGGGAGAGTATGAAACTCTTGATCGATGTATACTCGTTTGACAACACGCTGAAggagattttgaagaaaaaaggatttACTTACATTCAAAGTATCAGAGTTTCTGAAAATCGACTACTAGGCGGACTGTTCGGTGTCAAGAAGGAACTATGGGGTTTGCAGTTCCATTTCAAAACTGAACATAAGGACTAA
- the NCA3 gene encoding SUN family protein NCA3 (similar to Saccharomyces cerevisiae NCA3 (YJL116C) and UTH1 (YKR042W); ancestral locus Anc_1.241): MKFSTALLLSSLSSVALSAPAPASGHHEDHHKDEKPAVVTVTQYIDYNAAVTSVEAAATTTTLASSNKDSSEQKRDGGFQDGTIKCSDFPSDNGIVSLDWLGFGGWASVMDMDANTSSECKDGYYCSYACEPGMSKTQWPSNQPGDGKSVGGLYCKNGYLYRTNTGASDLCSTDKTSAKAVNKKSDSIALCRTDYPGSENMVIPTLVDGGDSQPISVVDEDTYYQWQGQKTSAQYYVNNAGVSVEDGCIWGTSGSDVGNWAPIVLGAGYTNGEAYLSLIPNPNSNQAANFNVKIVASDGANVQGSCAYEGGSFIGDGSDGCTVSVLSGSAEFVFY; this comes from the coding sequence atgaaattttccacagctttattattatcttcCCTTTCTTCCGTTGCGCTATCTGCTCCTGCCCCAGCCAGCGGCCATCATGAAGACCATCACAAGGACGAAAAACCAGCGGTCGTCACTGTCACTCAATACATAGATTACAACGCCGCTGTTACAAGCGTTGAAGCCGCCGCCACGACCACCACATTGGCTTCTTCCAACAAGGACTCCTCCGAACAGAAGCGTGATGGTGGATTTCAAGACGGTACCATTAAATGCTCAGACTTCCCTTCTGACAACGGCATTGTTTCTCTGGATTGGTTGGGATTTGGTGGATGGGCATCTGTCATGGACATGGATGCTAACACATCATCCGAGTGCAAGGACGGGTACTACTGTTCTTACGCTTGTGAGCCTGGTATGTCAAAGACTCAATGGCCTTCCAACCAACCAGGCGACGGTAAATCTGTCGGTGGTCTTTACTGTAAAAACGGCTATTTGTACCGTACCAACACGGGCGCTAGCGACTTGTGTTCTACGGATAAAACATCTGCCAAGGCTGTTAACAAAAAATCCGATTCCATCGCTCTTTGTAGAACTGACTACCCAGGCTCTGAAAACATGGTCATCCCCACTCTAGTTGATGGTGGCGATTCTCAACCTATTTCCGTTGTTGACGAAGACACCTATTATCAGTGGCAGGGCCAAAAGACATCAGCTCAATATTACGTTAACAACGCCGGTGTCTCTGTGGAAGACGGCTGTATTTGGGGTACTTCTGGTTCAGACGTCGGTAATTGGGCTCCAATAGTCTTAGGTGCTGGTTATACTAATGGCGAAGCTTATTTGTCATTGATTCCAAACCCTAACAGCAACCAAGCCGCCAATTTCAACGTTAAGATCGTTGCATCCGATGGTGCTAACGTTCAGGGCAGCTGTGCTTACGAAGGCGGCTCTTTTATTGGAGATGGCTCCGACGGTTGTACAGTTTCTGTCTTATCTGGATCTGcagaatttgttttttattga
- the ASF1 gene encoding nucleosome assembly factor ASF1 (similar to Saccharomyces cerevisiae ASF1 (YJL115W); ancestral locus Anc_1.242) produces the protein MSIVSLLGIKVLNNPAKFTDPYEFEITFECLESLKHDLEWKLTYVGSSRSLDHDQELDSILVGPVPVGVNKFVFSADPPSAELIPASELVSVTVILLSCSYDGREFVRVGYYVNNEYDEEELRENPPAKVQVDHIVRNILAEKPRVTRFNIVWDNENEGDLYPPEQPGVDDEDEEEDDDDEDEDEEDDDDGEENDDEGNGEGEAEEAAEEEEEEEEKTEDNETNLEEEEEDIEHSDDDEDEADGEIVPADRNVDGNDKKRRKVEEQSTDIVSTPKDAASPRK, from the coding sequence ATGTCAATTGTATCACTACTAGGTATCAAGGTTTTGAACAATCCCGCTAAATTCACTGATCCATACGAATTTGAAATTACTTTTGAATGCTTAGAGTCTTTAAAACACGATTTAGAATGGAAGCTGACTTACGTTGGTTCGTCTCGTTCTCTGGACCATGACCAAGAATTGGACTCCATTCTAGTGGGTCCGGTTCCCGTAGGGGTCAACAAATTTGTGTTTTCAGCAGATCCTCCCTCTGCTGAACTGATTCCTGCAAGTGAACTAGTTAGTGTGACCGTTATTCTTCTAAGTTGTTCCTATGATGGAAGAGAATTTGTAAGAGTCGGCTACTACGTGAATAATGAGtacgatgaagaagagctAAGAGAAAATCCACCGGCAAAGGTACAGGTTGATCATATTGTGAGAAATATACTTGCTGAAAAGCCAAGAGTCACGAGGTTTAACATTGTTTGggacaatgaaaatgagggAGATCTGTACCCTCCTGAACAGCCTGGCGTtgatgacgaagacgaggaggaagatgacgatgacgaagacgaggacgaggaagatgacgatgatggagaagaaaacgacGACGAAGGCAACGGAGAGGgagaagctgaagaagcagctgaagaagaggaggaggaagaagaaaagaccGAAGATAATGAAACGAATctggaagaagaggaggaggatATAGAACACAGcgacgacgatgaagatgaagcaGATGGCGAAATCGTCCCAGCAGACAGAAACGTAGACGGTAACGAtaagaagaggaggaaagTAGAAGAACAGTCCACAGATATTGTGTCCACCCCGAAGGACGCGGCAtctccaagaaaataa
- the MDV1 gene encoding Mdv1p (similar to Saccharomyces cerevisiae MDV1 (YJL112W) and CAF4 (YKR036C); ancestral locus Anc_1.247), with product MSVNDQITHIGKTLSTTASAFLSYQKSNSNTQDVLTNSGPYKNLLSTTVNNTNSASYLQKRNERIPLIRNGSYTFEDVYSKTRRSDVFKNKFTDNKTCFRMSTYISDDLLNEIPTRGSPKGNTDDKLLTGKGEGETSWKNAPKKESSLFQGFKSYLPIAELAIENTEKLTYGTNDMDDAGNVLSKKSEREDVVTDLPNFQDSFLIPPGVETKKISSSYSPTALKSFSQTLVNSLEFLNIQKNSTLSEVKDIDLEIEGLRQTKEKLLTKIANIEQNQFLLEDNLKQIDDRMDFLEEYGLEIIEASSDENAEDPSIGEGITSKNGGKSNDTTKSMTSETSNLPPRTKQQLRKDNSSKLGAFYNKTRKKHRKSFPTFQHLYEPGTKIGSIESAHDDFITCLDFDGPFGTLCTAGYLDHTVKIWDLSKRKKIGELAGHLATINCMQIDRDYGTLVTGGRDAALKLWNLNLAEQLYQETQNLTCPASQIDSPCVFTFEAHIDEVTALSLDPNFLVSGSQDRTIRQWDLCSGKCMQTIDLSFANVLTTATNVDLSKSTLLTQRSERPTIGALQSFDAALATGTKDGIVRLWDLRSGKVIRTLEGHTDAITSLKFDSACLVTGSYDRTVRVWDLRTGLLSKFHAYNAPVLSLDFFQDNAAVVVSNATSIHIYDSNKDESWPCVEKGDEVNVTAVKYKDNYMLEGRGNGDVHIWAV from the coding sequence ATGTCAGTGAACGATCAGATAACTCATATAGGGAAAACATTGTCCACAACGGCGTCCGCCTTTCTAAGttatcaaaaatcaaacagCAACACTCAGGATGTACTAACCAATAGCGGGCCTTACAAGAACTTGTTATCCACTACTGTCAATAATACAAATTCAGCTTCGTACCTTCAGAAGAGGAATGAACGGATACCTCTTATAAGAAATGGTTCTTACACTTTCGAAGATGTTTACTCAAAGACGAGAAGAAGCGAtgtattcaaaaataagtTTACAGACAACAAAACATGCTTCAGAATGTCCACATACATAAGCGACGATTTACTGAATGAAATTCCCACTAGGGGAAGCCCAAAGGGCAACACTGATGACAAGCTTCTAACAGGAAAGGGAGAGGGTGAAACATCTTGGAAAAACGCACCCAAGAAAGAATCATCCTTGTTCCAAGGCTTCAAAAGTTATCTACCAATAGCCGAGCTTGCTATCGAAAACACTGAAAAGTTAACATATGGCACGAATGATATGGATGATGCAGGAAATGTTTTGTCCAAGAAATCAGAACGAGAGGACGTGGTCACTGACCTACCTAACTTCCAAGATTCATTCCTCATACCGCCGGGAGtggaaacgaaaaaaataagttcCTCTTATTCCCCTACTgcattgaaaagtttttctCAAACACTTGTAAATAGtttagaatttttgaatatccaAAAGAATTCTACATTATCCGAAGTAAAGGACATTGATCTTGAAATTGAGGGCCTAAGGCAAACAAAGGAGAAATTGTTAACAAAGATCGCCAATATAGAACAGAAccaatttcttttggaagacAATCTTAAGCAAATTGACGATAGAATGGATTTCCTAGAAGAATATGGACTGGAAATAATCGAAGCTAGTAGTGATGAAAATGCAGAAGATCCTAGTATAGGTGAGGGAATAACTTCCAAGAACGGTGGCAAAAGTAATGACACAACAAAAAGTATGACGTCAGAAACTTCCAACCTTCCCCCAAGAACAAAACAGCAGCTTCGAAAAGATAACTCATCCAAACTAGGAGCATTTTATAACAAAACCAGAAAGAAACATAGAAAAAGTTTCCCAACGTTCCAACACCTTTATGAACCGGGAACAAAAATCGGTTCTATAGAATCCGCACACGATGATTTCATTACTTGCTTAGATTTTGATGGGCCCTTCGGCACCTTGTGTACAGCCGGATATCTCGATCATACTGTAAAAATTTGGGATTTATCCaaacgaaagaaaattggGGAGTTAGCTGGGCATCTTGCTACAATTAATTGTATGCAAATCGATCGTGACTACGGGACGCTTGTTACAGGTGGTAGAGACGCAGCTTTAAAACTATGGAACTTGAATTTAGCCGAACAGCTTTACCAAGAAACTCAAAATCTCACCTGTCCCGCTAGTCAAATTGATTCTCCATGTGTCTTTACATTTGAAGCTCATATTGACGAGGTTACTGCATTATCATTGGATCCCAATTTCTTGGTAAGTGGTTCGCAAGATAGAACCATTAGGCAATGGGACTTATGTTCCGGGAAATGTATGCAGACCATTGATTTGAGTTTTGCTAATGTCTTGACAACCGCTACCAATGTAGATTTGTCAAAGAGCACTCTCCTTACCCAAAGAAGTGAGAGGCCTACTATAGGTGCACTACAGAGTTTTGACGCAGCATTGGCTACAGGTACAAAGGACGGTATTGTGAGATTATGGGATTTAAGATCCGGCAAAGTAATACGTACTTTGGAAGGGCATACAGACGCCATAACATCATTGAAGTTTGATTCTGCGTGCTTAGTTACCGGTTCATACGACAGGACAGTCAGGGTCTGGGATTTGAGAACTGGATTGTTGAGCAAGTTTCATGCATACAATGCGCCCGTGTTATCTTTAGATTTCTTTCAGGACAACGCTGCAGTCGTCGTGTCAAATGCAACATCTATTCATATTTACGATAGCAACAAGGATGAAAGCTGGCCCTGTGTCGAAAAAGGCGACGAAGTGAACGTTACTGCCGTTAAATACAAAGATAACTACATGCTCGAGGGTCGCGGGAATGGAGACGTGCATATTTGGGCAGTCTAA
- the CCT7 gene encoding chaperonin-containing T-complex subunit CCT7 (similar to Saccharomyces cerevisiae CCT7 (YJL111W); ancestral locus Anc_1.248), which translates to MNFGGQTPTIVVLKEGTDASQGRGQIISNINACVAVQETLKPTLGPLGSDILIVTSNQKTTISNDGATILKLLDVVHPAAKTLVDISRAQDAEVGDGTTSVTILAGELMKESKPFLEEGISSHLIMKGYRKAVSLAVEKINELAVDITTEKSSGRELLERCARTAMSSKLIHKNADFFVKMCVDAVLSLDRNDLDDKLIGIKKVPGGAMEESLFINGVAFKKTFSYAGFEQQPKKFSNPKILSLNVELELKAEKDNAEVRVENVEDYQAIVDAEWHLIFEKLKQVERTGANIVLSKLPIGDLATQFFADRNIFCAGRVSADDMNRVIQAVGGSIQSTTSDIKPEHLGTCDLFEEMQIGSERYNLFQGCPQAKTCTLLLRGGAEQVIAEVERSLHDAIMIVKRALQNKLIVAGGGATEMEISKCLRDYSKTIAGKQQMVINAFAKALEVIPRQLCENAGFDAIEILNKLRLAHSKGEKWYGVDFETENIGDNFAKFVWEPALVKINALYSATEATNLILSVDETITNKGSESANAGMMPPQGAGRGRGMPMQ; encoded by the coding sequence ATGAATTTTGGAGGTCAAACACCTACAATTGTGGTTCTAAAAGAGGGAACAGACGCATCTCAAGGTAGAGGTCAAATCATCTCCAACATTAATGCCTGCGTTGCCGTACAAGAGACACTAAAGCCAACTTTAGGTCCCTTAGGTTCCGATATTCTAATTGTGAcatcaaatcaaaagacTACTATTTCTAATGATGGTGCTACAATCTTAAAATTATTAGATGTAGTGCACCCTGCTGCCAAAACTTTGGTGGATATATCCAGAGCTCAGGATGCTGAGGTTGGTGATGGTACAACTAGTGTGACCATCTTGGCCGGTGAGTTGATGAAGGAATCTAAACctttcttggaagaaggCATTTCGTCTCATTTGATTATGAAGGGTTATAGAAAGGCAGTATCTTTGGCTGTCGAAAAGATAAATGAATTAGCTGTGGATATTACGACAGAAAAAAGCAGTGGCAGGGAGTTACTGGAGCGCTGCGCTAGAACTGCGATGTCATCCAAGTTGATCCATAAGAATGCGGATTTCTTTGTTAAAATGTGTGTTGATGCTGTGCTATCCCTTGATAGAAATGACTTAGACGACAAATTAATAGGTATTAAGAAAGTTCCAGGTGGTGCTATGGAAGAAtctcttttcatcaatggtgtcgcattcaagaaaacgtTCTCCTATGCTGGGTTTGAACAACAGCCCAAAAAATTCTCCAACCCTAAAATTTTGAGTTTGAACGTTGAATTAGAGCTGAAAGCAGAGAAAGATAACGCTGAAGTACGTGTAGAGAATGTTGAAGATTACCAAGCCATTGTGGATGCAGAATGgcatttgatttttgaaaagttaaAACAAGTAGAAAGAACGGGCGCAAATATTGTATTATCCAAGTTACCAATTGGTGATTTAGCAACTCAATTCTTTGCTGATAGAAATATCTTCTGTGCAGGTAGAGTGAGCGCAGATGACATGAACCGTGTTATCCAAGCAGTTGGCGGTTCTATACAGTCTACTACATCCGATATTAAACCAGAGCATTTAGGTACTTGTGACTTGTTCGAGGAGATGCAGATTGGTTCTGAACGTTACAATTTATTCCAAGGTTGCCCACAAGCTAAAACGTGTACATTGCTTTTAAGAGGAGGTGCTGAGCAGGTTATCGCAGAAGTAGAGAGATCCCTGCACGATGCAATCATGATTGTCAAGAGGGCTCTACAGAATAAACTAATTGTTGCAGGTGGCGGTGCCACAGAAATGGAAATTTCTAAATGTTTGAGAGATTATTCAAAGACAATAGCTGGTAAGCAACAAATGGTAATCAATGCCTTCGCCAAGGCCTTGGAAGTTATTCCAAGACAACTTTGTGAAAATGCTGGTTTCGACGCAATAGAAATACTAAACAAATTAAGATTGGCTCACAGCAAGGGTGAAAAATGGTACGgtgttgattttgaaacaGAAAATATCGGTGACAACTTTGCCAAATTTGTATGGGAACCTGCTCTAGTGAAAATCAATGCTTTGTATAGTGCCACAGAGGCTACCAACCTAATTTTATCTGTTGATGAGACAATCACGAACAAGGGAAGCGAAAGCGCCAATGCTGGTATGATGCCTCCCCAAGGTGctggaagaggaagaggtATGCCAATGCAATAA
- the GZF3 gene encoding Gzf3p (similar to Saccharomyces cerevisiae GZF3 (YJL110C) and DAL80 (YKR034W); ancestral locus Anc_1.250), which produces MSLQATTFGSYDIRKRDNVFEPSSNESSNNINQSEEEGHNGKWPPLGCEAVSNDCKSSVQLRKPQVNMTIDNNMNFETDNKGFSGPASGDISSDMNSLNHILPKNQIRNSGQATDTSCDHNVSDDANVPVCKNCLTSTTPLWRRDEHGAVLCNACGLFLKLHGKPRPISLKTDVIKSRNRKSNTNHAHNLDNFRNQTLIAELKSEGTIESSNRKVSKSSVEGKKKKSSQSSIGSPSGEKVSKKSKTDPKDKNNSHLSAKKLEVLMSGDSSRPKLKPKLSKQDATIHQEKLLTFPSYTDIKEYSNSSVKSASNKELPQFGASSLPPNAVASKTGADSPQLPHLSMLLGSLNSTSISNNMSETVSNSNNGIVSTAATLAPTSSRTTDSNPSDIPNQIRSTMSSPDIISAKRSDPTSLSFHMASINDMLETKEPVNSNVKTEGTPPHLIPLIQSSKVPYLSTAHSLSVSNGICRSDVTSERNLTGHPIKALNGPLSTKLHKEEEIIKLKTRINELELVTDLYRRHINELDGKCRGLEERLERAEKRKGDKSR; this is translated from the coding sequence ATGTCATTGCAAGCTACAACTTTTGGAAGCTATGACATTAGGAAACGAGACAATGTATTTGAGCCAAGTTCAAACGAAAGTTCTAACAACATAAATCAAAGCGAAGAGGAGGGGCATAATGGAAAATGGCCGCCATTGGGTTGTGAAGCTGTTTCTAACGACTGTAAATCATCAGTTCAATTGCGCAAACCACAGGTAAACATGACGATCGACAACAATATGAACTTTGAGACTGATAACAAGGGTTTTTCTGGTCCTGCTTCTGGCGATATAAGCTCAGACATGAACTCTTTGAATCATATATTGCctaaaaatcaaatcaGAAATAGCGGGCAGGCAACAGATACTAGTTGTGATCATAATGTTTCCGATGATGCCAACGTCCCAGTGTGTAAAAACTGTTTAACCTCTACAACACCTTTATGGAGAAGAGATGAGCATGGAGCTGTTCTTTGTAATGCTTGCGGCTTGTTTTTGAAGCTGCATGGGAAGCCTAGACCAATTAGCTTGAAAACAGATGTAATAAAGTCCCgaaatagaaaaagtaaTACAAATCATGCACATAATTTGGATAATTTTCGGAATCAAACATTAATTGCAGAGCTTAAAAGCGAAGGAACTATAGAATCAAGCAATCGCAAAGTCAGCAAATCTTCAGTTGAaggtaaaaagaaaaaatcctcTCAATCTTCAATTGGGTCGCCATCCGGAGAGAAggtttccaaaaaatccaagaCGGATCCGAAAGATAAGAATAATTCTCACCTatcagcaaaaaaattggaagtGCTTATGTCTGGAGATTCTTCGAGGCCGAAGCTAAAGccaaaattatcaaaacaGGACGCTACCATTCACCAGGAGAAATTACTTACTTTTCCAAGTTATACAGATATCAAggaatattcaaattcttctgtTAAGTCAGCTTCCAATAAAGAACTGCCACAATTTGGCGCAAGTTCTCTTCCGCCTAATGCGGTAGCATCAAAAACAGGCGCGGATTCTCCCCAACTACCTCACTTATCAATGCTTCTCGGTAGTTTAAATAGTACCTCAATATCAAATAACATGAGTGAGACAGTCtccaacagcaacaacgGTATCGTTTCGACTGCTGCAACTCTGGCGCCGACTTCTTCACGGACAACGGACTCTAATCCATCCGATATACCGAATCAAATCAGGTCCACAATGTCTTCACCAGATATAATATCCGCGAAGCGCAGTGATCCAACCTCCTTATCATTCCATATGGCCTCTATCAACGACATGTTGGAGACCAAGGAGCCTGTAAACAGCAATGTGAAAACTGAGGGTACGCCACCTCATCTCATACCGTTGATACAGTCCTCCAAGGTTCCATACTTATCTACAGCACATTCTTTATCGGTTTCAAACGGTATTTGCAGGTCAGATGTCACCTCTGAACGGAACCTAACAGGTCATCCAATCAAAGCTTTAAACGGTCCTTTATCCACCAAGTTAcacaaagaagaagaaataataaagcTGAAGACTAGAATCAATGAGTTAGAACTCGTAACAGATTTATATAGGAGGCATATCAACGAATTAGATGGGAAATGCCGAGGTCTTGAAGAGCGTTTAGAAAGGGcagaaaaacgaaaaggGGATAAAAGCAGGTag